ccgtgagggcgtaatcggggcccaaagcggacaatatcgtgctacggtggagtcgagcccgggatgtggtgggggcccgggccgagatgtgacaatttggtatcaaagccaatcaTTGGCCGGtagtgtgccgatgaggacgtcgggcccctaaggggggtggattgtaacatcccacatcgtccaggggagtggatcctgtaagccttatatgtatattcccatctctacatagcacgaggcctttcgggagctcactggctttaggtttcgtcggaactccgaagttaagcgagttcgcacgagagcaatctcaggatgggtgacccactgagaagttctcgtgtgacttcccagaaacaaaactgtgagggcatggtcggggcccaaaacggacaatatcgtgctacaatggagtcgagcccggaatgTGGTGGGGACCCCCGATCGGAATGTGACACACACTTTCATCAATTTACTCTGATTTAATTAGGAAGAGaagttaaaaaagaaatataaatgaagtatattcaattttctttttcttttttatacaaTGATATTTTACTCTTTAAGGAGATGGAAGATTGAGCTAGGTCACACAATAGGTCATCTATTAAGTAAGTATTGAACTCAATATACGTCATCGTCATTCTTATGAGTTAAACCTGAGACGTCTCACTTATAACTGAAGATGAACCTTACTAAATCGCAGTACTAGTTGGTAAGTAGCAGTTGCATTTCTTTAGATAGAATTTtctcttaattaaaaaatagtGGATTGACTTAGGATTCAACATATCTTGACAGGACACCACACAACATACATgcgaaaagaaataaaaagaagaagaaaaaggcaaGGGAAGATGGCGATCGGAAAATGGACTCCAATGCATccaactttatatttttttggaatATTTGAAAATTAGAGTCTCTCGTTTTGttaaagaaacaaacaaaagaagatAATTACGTTTTATCTTTGCTTAAAGTCGAATCACCCAATTTGTCTTTTTAATCGACATGAGTTCCACAGGCACTCATGCATCTCCCCCTTTGGGTTTGTTTAGGGTGCTTGAAAAACGCTTCTAACAATAtttgacaacaaaaaaattagaagtAATTTAGGAAAAGAACgagttttcatattttaaaGGGGCTTTTGGATCTAGGTCCAACAACATAGGTAGTTTTTGGGACTGAGTCCAGTTATccaattacatattttgatatcaattttGCCCCTtcagataaaaatatttaaattctttaatttttttatcatttatttagtttttaaattttgaatatttaaatactcaaactaaaatattatctagtaactacctactatttataaagaaaacaaaaccgatataatctagtaactacctacctattgtataggaagaaaaatgtTTTATACCTACAAAGCAAATATAATctacctgcaaaacaaaaataaactacctattgtattggaagaaaaatgctaGGAACCTACATGGCggaacatataaatataaatgtgatataATATACCTTCATTAAAGGAACGAATTTGGAGAGaagaacacaaaaatatcaCCCATGAAAAGAAGAGACAAAAAAGAGGAGGATTGATAGAGGGAATtgtttggaagaaggaaaaaaggtgGGATGAAACGGATTGGGGGTTGAGGTGATTATATGGCTATAActaatcctacaattaaggGATTAGTTAAACGACAAATAATCccataattaagaaattttgtgtATTTATAACAATTCGTAAGCCTAAGGGgtaaatatggtacaaaccACAAATAAGCATACGTGGAATCTTaattattggacctatttcaatgaAATGGATTAATTCTACTAATGGCTCACAAAATTGGATCTATATCAAGTTATCCCTATTTTAAAAAAGTAGCATTATAACTTCATGAAGCATTTTGTCAAGCACCAAGTGGGAACCTGCTAAGTTCTATCAACAACTACAAAGACCAGTTGAGGCTTATCTGAACCTAACCACAATTACCCGTTACTGCTAGGAAAAGAAATCACATGCTCTGAAACAATAACATCCAATCCCACATATTCGGCTCAAAATATACGAAAGGAATATGAACTCAATGTAAAGAAAGAGGGACACACAACGGAATTTCAGTTAAATGTAAGGGCAAAAAACGAAGAATTAGTTGTATACCGTCAAAATTATGATTGAACCATTTCGATCAACACATGGTACATACAACAATTAAGCACTATATTTGTAGACCGTAGAAGATTCAGATCCGAGCAGTCGGATCCATAAACGGGCACCAACTAAAGGCCGTTACCTTTCTTTTCCTCTCAATTGCAATACAGTCTAATCACCGAGTCTGCACCGCTAGTGAATAACCATGGCTGCCTTGGATGGAACTTACAGTCCAATACACCTGCATACCAGTCAGGGAAAACAAAGATTTAgcttttatataaaagtttgaaTGACGCTATGATACTGAGTTGACTATGCATTTGGCCTGCAACCATGCATTTTTTTCTCCTAACCCCTTAGCATTTTATCATATCTGCATTCTTGAGAAGGAACCTTGAACACATAATACATTCTAAAAACATTCAAAGCCCATGGAAATATGCTTCAATAATCATTCCGCACATGCACTAGCAGTATTCTATTATCTTTGTTATACCACCCAACAGGACATAAAATAAAGAAAGCTATAGGTCGCACCTCTCCCATTTGAGCTTGTATGACCTCGGAGTATTTCCAATGGAACAATAAGAGGGTTCTGGTTAAGATCTGAATAAACCATTCCGTGAAAAACATATGCAGTGCAGTCATCAGAGCATGTTGCAAACAGCGGGTATGAACGATGGAAAGATACATTGTTGATGTCCTTCTGATGCAACCTGATAAGTTTCCAAATGTCAGAAAAATATATGCATCCCCATTAACAAGGCAAATGCTGTATAAAGTTGGTTTGGTGTTTGTCAAATAGTTAATGACTAGTCATATAGTATTAGACCTATCAAACAAATAACATCTTCCAAAAACCTATGCACTCTGCGGGTTATATCAGAGTCCGTAACACTGGAAGTGAAGTAAAGCCAGCAGTTTGCACGAAAGTATTATCCCCCTTCCTAAAAAGTACAAATCATCATAATAGTTTGCATCATCTACAAAATAAATGTGAAACATACTTGAGAGTTTTGTAAGGTTTAGATGAAAGGTCCATGTCGAACCAACATAATTTTCCTTCTCTGCTTCCCACAATTATATGATCACCTGCATTAACAGTAAAATCCAGATATATCAGAGTACAATACGAGTACAACTATAAAAGAGACAAGACAAACCAATTGAGTTGTACATAGTGCATAGAAATAGTGAAACTTAATGaatgaataattaaaaatctACCAGAAGGATGAACTGCAATAGAGGAGACTTCACGAAGTCCAGTCTCAAGCTTTTTGACAAGTTTTCCATCCTTCACCAGATCATAAACACGAATAATCTTTTTTGttgaaatgaagaagaaagaccGTGTAGGATGGAATACTGAAGTAACTGCAACCCCATGCAACTTGAATGAAAGTGTCTGGGTAAACTTCTTAGAGAGCTTGTGTATAAAAATAGCTCTTGATTCACGTAAAGCCAAAGTCAAGAAAATCCAACGAGATGATAACTAATTTGGTAGatcttcatatttttttgtataacaataaattattaacttaattGCAAATGATAATATAAAGAGATAGCATCATGCAAAAAGGATATCCGCTGGCATCACTGTTGAAAGGTAGTCTCCTTTACGATGCCACTCTACTGAAGCCACGGTCTACAGGGCCAGCAAAGAAAACAGTTAAGAATCTTCATAGATGACCATCCTTCCAATCTTGACTTACAGTTAAGACACTCATATACTCGAACCACCACAAATAAACTGATGAAGGAAAAGGCCAATATACCTTGGAATGCCTTAATCTGATTCCCTCAAGTTTATCATCGTGAAGCCAGCTTACACTGAATGCTGTTGTACACATATAAGCAATATGTTTTGCAAAGGTTAGATGCCATTCATTTGATAAATGATATTCAAAGCACTAACAATCTCACACTGACCAGAGTCGTCGGGCATAGGCATCTCAACTGAGAGAAGTTCTTTAGTTCTTTTCTGTACTTCTTCAGTCCCACAACCAGTGTTCAAAAGAAGTACGTCTTGTCCCCTAAAAAGATTGCAATAGTCATTTTACACATTCAAGTAACAAGATCCCCAGTGAAATAAATGTAAAGTAAAAATGAAACCAAAATATATTGAATGCATCCTTACGCCGAGACAGCCACTATAGAATGCTCAGGATTAGGATTCCAAGCCACATATTTGACGGCTTCACCAATATCACAGATTTTGACACATCTACCAGTTTCAACCTCCCAAATACGCAAAGTTCCATCCAATGAACCTGTAAGAACCACAACAGATGATGAGATTTACAtccaatttcaattacctaaCTGAAAGTAACAGATAATTAAGAATGGCATTGATACCTGATGCAATCCACTGCCCTGAAGCTTCTACAGAAACTGATGTAACTGCATCCTCGTGGCCTCTATACTCAAGATAACATGCTACAGGGTAAGGCTTAAGTTCAGTTCGGCTCGGTAGCTTGGGCTTGAGAGATTCAGGGTCTATATTAAGCTGAAACATATAAATGATTTattgtgaataaatttgatcattGCCCTCATATGACTAGAATACCAGAATTAGACTGTACATTTTGAAAGATCTTGCAAAACTATCAAAACCTAACTGAATAATCACTAGGGAAAACAGGATTTTTCACTTACACGTTTCTTTCGGACTCTGGGGCACAAATATAGATCCAAACATCTCTCAAAGCATTCCTTCACAGCATTCTCATATGCAGGGATGCTTCTCATATTTGCAAACCTAACCAATATGATAATGGAGTGCATGTTAGAAGCTGAACAATCATGGAGAGTAACAAATTAACATTTAGTCCAAATTTCAATTCACATTCCATATTACCTTTTAGGTATAAATTTAGGACGGTCTTCTTCATACATTAACTGGTAAGAGTTGACCTCTTCTTGTGTTGGGATGTATTCTAAAGATGGATTGAAGGACTCCTCGTGGcctaaaagaaaattcaaattttaagatTTCCATCAAGTCTCAAGATATTTCACGCAAGCAAAAAGGAATTGCTCTCTATCTGATTTCTTACAATCCTCAGAATGTGAATGAAAACTAATACCAGGCAACTTTGGCTTTGGTGCAGGAATGTAAGTTAGATGGTTATTCTTTTCCGTTGAATTAGAGTCATCTTCCCACAATGGATAAAcactttcttcatcttcttcttcctctttagACTTTTTAGGCTTAATTAAACCCTTGCGCATGGCCAACTTAATCTTATTAACCTGTAGAGTTATCAAAAGAAGTTCTGAGCATGGAACACAAAGCCATCTTAAACTGGAAAAATGACAATAAT
This genomic stretch from Pyrus communis chromosome 2, drPyrComm1.1, whole genome shotgun sequence harbors:
- the LOC137725393 gene encoding ribosome biogenesis protein BOP1 homolog codes for the protein MRIKDMSDGEGSDSEDYPSIRDSDSEGEENDSSGDEGVINTSDNDGMASDSGDDDDESDSSELGEGVEESDSSEDEVVPRNTVGDVPLEWYRDEKHIGYDIKGKKIKKKEKEDKLQSFLASADDSKNWRKIYDEYNDEEVELTKEDIKSISRLLEGKAPHGDFDPYAPYVDWFKWDDSKHPLSNAPEPKRRFIPSKSESKLVNKIKLAMRKGLIKPKKSKEEEEDEESVYPLWEDDSNSTEKNNHLTYIPAPKPKLPGHEESFNPSLEYIPTQEEVNSYQLMYEEDRPKFIPKRFANMRSIPAYENAVKECFERCLDLYLCPRVRKKRLNIDPESLKPKLPSRTELKPYPVACYLEYRGHEDAVTSVSVEASGQWIASGSLDGTLRIWEVETGRCVKICDIGEAVKYVAWNPNPEHSIVAVSAGQDVLLLNTGCGTEEVQKRTKELLSVEMPMPDDSAFSVSWLHDDKLEGIRLRHSKTVASVEWHRKGDYLSTVMPAGESRAIFIHKLSKKFTQTLSFKLHGVAVTSVFHPTRSFFFISTKKIIRVYDLVKDGKLVKKLETGLREVSSIAVHPSGDHIIVGSREGKLCWFDMDLSSKPYKTLKLHQKDINNVSFHRSYPLFATCSDDCTAYVFHGMVYSDLNQNPLIVPLEILRGHTSSNGRGVLDCKFHPRQPWLFTSGADSVIRLYCN